ACTGCGATGATTGGTCGGACTTTGGTTGCCCTGGATTCTGATCCTGCGCCGGGTTGGTGTCGTCGGCCTTTGCGATCTGGTCAGATTCACGGGTCTCGGCCGGCGCACTTTCGGCAGTCGCGTTCTCTGTCTCCGACTTCTGGGCAGGGTCTTGATTCGACGTGTCGGCAGAGGAAGCGGACGATGATGGTGGACTCGCCTTGGCAGTGGCGTCGTGTGATTCTTTCGGATCGGAATTGTGATTCGATGCGGGCTTGCGATCTTTCGAAGCCATCTGATCCCCGACCGCGGAACTGTCCTTGGTATCGAAGACGCGAACGGAATAGCTGAGCTGTGCGCCGCGTTTGAGTTTCAGGTCCTTTAGATCGAGCTGCATCTTCCCCTGTACCTCGGGTTCGCCCTGCTGATTTCCCAACGGGATCTCGATCACCTGTAGTGGCTCGGCATCGGGATTGGTCTCGTCTTTAACGACAAGTTCCGCCTTGGCGATCCCAAAGTCATCCTTGGCCGTGAACTCGATGGCGATCTTGTCGTCAGGACGCACAACGACATCATCAAGCGGACTGGTCAGATTGACGGTCGGAAATTGATCGGCGTACGTCACGATCTGGCACGTGGGTGGCTTTTCATTCTTCAGCCCGTGTTGACTGACCATCTGAACGGTGAACGAAAGGTCGTCCTTGAGCTCTTGTTCAAAGTGAAACACTCCGTTCACATCGGCCACGACAGGAATCGAGGTCTGGTCCGAAAGGACTAGGCGCAATTCCTTCAGTGGCTCGCTGGCCTGAATGCTGAGACGCAGGCGGCTTTCAGCGAGAGCGCGTGATCGACGTGGCAATCCATTTTGCTGAACGATCGGAAGCCGGCTATAGGCAGGAGGAATGATCTGAAAATCGACGCTCTCGATGCGCGGACGTTCTGCGATCGCGACCTGCTGCCAGGGCGATTGTCCGTCACCGGCGCGAACGCGAAATTCGAATGGTCGCTCGACCGAACTCAGATGGAACGCGAAGTTTTCCGGCTGATTCGCAACGGGAACCATCGGCAACTTTGAAACATGTCCGGCATCGTCCCGAATCCAGATCGTCGCCTCACGCCGGATTCGATTTTCAAGCCGCGCAATGATCGTGGTGGATTCAAACTTGGGAACCGTCGACTTCATGTCAGGTGTCGTGACCTTCGTCAGACTGATCTCGCTGGTCGGTCGCCAGAAGCGTTGCCACAACACCGACATCTGCGATGCATCGACGAGCCATGCACAAAGCATGACGGCGAGTGCGCCCACCAACCAGTTCGCGTTGGACTTCAGTCGTCGAGGTGAAACGACCTGCAGAGGATCGACGAGGTGACCAAGGTGCTCGGCCTCGTGTGCGACCTGTCCGATCAGAATCGACGATCCGCGGACCTCAGGGGGATCGTGACTGTTGGAAAGATCCGTGATTGTGGTCCAGCGTTCTTCCAGTTGCGGAACCGAGGCTTCGACCATTCCGGCAACGTGCGGCATCGACGGCCGAATCAGCAACGGCCGCAACACGTATGCGGCGGCACCCAACGTACCGCAGATCAATGCGGTCAAAGTGATCAGCACGCGAATCATGAGAGAGAACGGCGTCGACAGCCAGTCCACAGCCATCGCCCCCAGCAGCAACACGCAAAAGAGCGTCGTGGAGACGAGGGCTCCCGAGAGCACGCGCATGGCTTGTTCGCGTCCACGAACGGCATTCAGTTTTCGATCGATCAAGCGCGGCACGACAATTGGTGAGGTGGACATGGTTGCCCTTTCAGATCCGGCGGAACGCTTGACGCTTTTTCGATCGGCAATGATCGTAACAGGAAGTGGAACCCCAACTAAAGCAGATTTGTCTGTTTTCTGACAATCCATTCCAGAATGAGGCAGCCGCTGATCAGCCACAGACACCACCAACGGTTCCACATAGGCTGGTGCGTTTCGCTTTCGATGATTCGTGGCGCAAGTGAGACCAGGTTGGGAAGGTCGCACAAGACCGTGGGCGGAATGATCTGGCCACCGGTCAATTCCGCAATGCGCGCCAGCAGCACCGGATCGCTTCGCAAATCATGCGTTTCGGCATTCACATCTCGAGCGACTGTGATCGTTGCGGAAACGACGCCCTGAAATCCTTCGCGACTGAGCAGTGATTTCACGTCCTCACCAACGGGTTGAATTAGAATCTGTCCATCGATGAGGCGATCGAAACGACCGAGATAGCGGCCTGGAATCTTTTCGTCACGTTCCAGGTCGACCTTGGCAATCTCGGTGTCTTTGATTCGGGCGACGGCCTGGATCTTGGCCAGTCGAAGAGGTTCACCATCGGTGTCGTGTAACTGCGCGGTAATCTGAACAGGCTCGCCCGAATCATAGTGCTCTTTGTCCGCACTGATTCTCACGGTCTTGGAACCACCCGCCAATTCCGAGGCCATCGCCCATCGCAAAAATTGGCCCCAGAACGCGTGATGAAACCGATCGCCATGGCGGGCACGCAAGCGGTACGTCGCCGGGGCCGAGATCATCGCAACTTTGCCTCGTCCAACGTTCTGCCAGCAGAGGAACGCGTCTGGCTTCTCTTGTTGATCGGGATTCTTCAGCGGCACGACTCGCAAGAGGGTGTGCGCCGACGGCTTGGGGATGCGGTACGCAGAGAGCCAGTTCAATGGATTGAACTGGAATGCCTCGCTCCACACCCGTTCGGTTGTCGAGAGATCATCCGAGACCTGAACCGCGGACGACATTCTGCCTTCGGCAGTCGGGACGACAGAGTAGGCCGCGTCGCTTTCGGATGCCGATGTCGCAACGACAGGCAAGAGTTCGGCGAGAGGTGCACTCGCAAAAGCCTGTGGCATCGATTCGGGCCCGGCGATCAGGACGAGAGTCCCCCCGCGCTGCGAAACATATTCTCGCAGTGAACGTTGACTTGCATCGGACAATTGCGAGGCGAGCAGATCCCCAAGAATCACCACGCGGTAGCGGCTCCATCCATCCAGTTCGACGGGCAATTGCACATTGTCGACGAATTCTCCGGTCCCGGCCGGAGTGGGATGAAAGATCAATTGATGGTGTTTGATGTGCGGATCACGTTCAAACAGGTTCGACAGAAAGCGAAATTCCCAGCGTGGACTGTTGTCGGCCAAAAGCACATTGATCACGTCTTCGATCACGTCGACAGTGATCGATTCTTCATTGTTGTTCTCGGAGACTTCGTCGGCGACCGGAACCACGCGCACTGTGTACTCATAACGGCCGAGTTCGCTACGTGTGGTCGTGAACGAGACAGGGTGGTCGGCACGCGTCGTTTGCGGTGTGAACTGCTGACGGTCAAGAACTTCTTCATTCCGCGAAGCATCCTTGGCAACGAGCTCGATCTGAATCGTTTCACCGAGACAGTCGGACGCGGTCACCAAAGATTCAATGACGATCTTGTCGTTTTTGGCCACGGCACGCGGAGCGTCAATTCGATGAAGTTCGATGTCTCGCATCAGGCGATCATCGCCGACCGCGATGACATAGAATGGTACGTGACCAAGGCTGGCGGCGACGTCTTGCGGGTTGCGTCCAGAGGTGTCGGTATGCCGCCCGTCAGAGAGCAGCACAACGGCCTCAATGCGATCAGTCGCCGCAGTTCGTCCAATCAATTCCAGCACGGAACTGAGATTTGTCATGGGTGGTCCATCCAAAGGAACCTGCGGTGAGGCCGCCCCAAGTCGCTTCCAATCCTTGTCGACAATAGGACCAATTTGATGGTCAAAGGCCCAGCGTTGAATGTGCGTCTCTCGTTCAACGCGGCTCAGCCAACTGGATTCCGCACAGTCTAAAACGTTGTTAATCCATTCGCGACGGCTGCGAGGTTTCGAGGCTGTCGCGAAGGATGCCGCGCCTCCATTTGCCAAGTCGTTATCGATGGCGAGCCCCGCTAGTTTTCGATCGAATTTGATTTCGTGGTCAAGTTGTGTGAGCAATGTTCGAATCATTGTCGATTGGACTTGTTGTGACGAAGCGCCTGACCGAGCCTGTTGTGACAATTGCTGAAACGAGGGAATGATCTCGTCACGCAGGGTTGCGAGATTCTTTTCGATCGAAGCTTTCTCGGACAGCAGTAGCGGTTCTGACGAATTCAAGATTGAGCCGTACAGCAATTGCGAGTTTTCCGCGGCTTTCAATGCCAAGTTCACCTGTTCACGCAGTGCTTCGAACGCCCGATGTGACTCACTCAGTTTTTGCGCCTGCTGCAGGCATCTCCTGGCTTCGGTCGTCGAAACCAGCAGCCGATCACACAACGAGACAAGCCGGATGGTGTCGGCGGGATGGCTCGCGATGGCCCAACGACGATCCTTGGCGGGGTCGGATGAATCCACGGTCTCCATACTGCCGCTGATGTCAGCGACGATCGCCAGCGTCTTGCGTTCAGAACGGCGCGTCACCGTCGTCTGCGTCGGTTCCAGGCACATCCAGAGCGTCATTCCCAGCACGACAATGCGCAAGGGCAAGAACCATTGGACCCACCGCTTTCCACTAAAACGAGCTTCCAACCAAAGCGTGATGGCACAAATGGCCGCTAGTACGACGCCAAGTGCGATCGCGGACCCGATGGTGAGGAGCCCCTGAAACGTCAGCCGCTGGGACGTTTCGGGGCCGGTCGCGTTGGCCGCAGTCGTAACAGACGTCAGCATGGAATGTAGGGGAGACCAATTCATGGATCACATCGATCTGTCGTGAACGCGGGTGGAATCGTGGCAAATCTGTCGGAAGCGTTTGGAGTCTCGTTGGGCTGTTTGGCGTTGGAAACCCCGAGAAGCGTCAGGTTGGTGGATGTTTCCTCGTTACCAGGCACCCGCTTGCTAACCCATCTTTTCCTCGTTACCAAGCTCCCGCTTGGTGACGCCTCTTCCGATCTTGTTTTCTGTCAGGCAGGAAGGCAGCCAGGAACCGTCGAACACATTTCTGGGGTGTAGAAAGCGATGCCAGGCGGGGGCTCGGCAACGAGGAACATCGATGCGTTATGAACTGGCGACGGCTGCGGGGAACTGGGCAATCAAATGTTTACGCCAGGCGAACCAGCAGACAGAAAACAATTCGGTCAGGATCAACAGGATCAAGCCGAGCAAGAACCAGCTCCACACAGGTGCTTGCGCGGACGAGGTCGTGACGGTGGATGGCCATTCCAATGGGTTCGTGACGAAGTGCAAGTTGGGCACACTGGTAAGTTCCGTTCGCTGAGTCGCCGTCAATTCCGTGAGGTCCGATTCATCAGGGTCTCGATTGACGTAGAATCTCGCAACACGATTTGTGTCACCTCCAAGGTTGATGGAGTAATCGCCTGGGAACGCGGTACCAAAATACCGATAGATCAATTCCTCGGCTTCGACATCGGGCATGATCGACAGCGGCTCTTGATATGGCGCTTTGAGCAGGGCCTTGCCTTCGGTCGCATCGCGTCCTTGTTTCAGCAATCCTTGCTTAAGGACAAGGGGTGAGTTCATCGAGAGATTCCGAAAGACGGCCGATGGCTGCGATAGATAACGCAGCCACTCCTGAACATAGGGGACGAACAATTTGCAGAGGGTCATGTTGCTCCATGACCGCGTCAGGGGAAACGCCTGGATGATCACTCGTCCTGCACCATGAAATCGTTCGACCGCCAGGATTTGTCCATCACCGGTCTCAAGCAAGATTGAGGGTTTTGTCGCCGAGTTGGCTTTCAGTTCATACCGGCGAAAGATCTTTGCATCACGAATATCGAGTCGCACCGTGTCGCCCAGCAATCCCGTAGCAGGATGCGTGACAGCAGGAGGATGGACCGTGACGAACGTCTCTTCATGGTCGTCTTTGCCAAGGACAGCACCGACAAGCACGGGCGAGAGACCTTCTTCGCTCGCGGCAAAATGCTGATTGAATGCGTCAGCATCCGAGTCCATCCCGAGCGCCAGCCAAAGTCCGCCACCGCTCGCCACGAACTGTGTCACTCGTTCAGCAAGCGCATCGGTAAATGGGGGCGTGACGGTGAACACAATTACGGCGTAGCCTGAGAGCGCCGTCGATTGAAATTCTGTGATGTCGACCAGTTTCGCCTCAAAGAAGCGGCTGTCTTGACTGGAGTTCCCTGCCTGTTGCCGATTCCCCAACGCGGCCAATACGTACTGAGACTCGTCCCACACAGGGTCTGAGCGCTCAGAGGGCCCCACGATCAAGACGGGGACCTTATCTCGTATTTCAAGGATGACCTTTGCGTCATTGTCCGACAGAAGTTCGTCTCGGTAATCCACATGACAATTGACCGCGTATTCTCCCGATTGATCAAACGCATGCTGAATCTGGACGGTGGTTGTCTGCCCAGGGTCCAGGGCTTCCGCAAAGGAGACGTTGAAGGAATCTCCGTCACAGCTCCATTGCAGCGAACACGACTCGACCCGGATCGCTCCATAGTTTTTGAGGCGGGCTCGAAATTCAATGGTCTCTCCGATTCCCGCGAGAACGCGATCGGTCTCGAGACCTTCGAGCCCAATATTGATGGCACGATCCGCGCTCTCACCCACATCGACGACGTTGATGACGGTGGGAAATCTCGATCCGGCGATCTGCTGCTGCAAGCGAGCCGCAGCAATCCGGCAATCGGCAGGCCAACCATGTTGACGGCAATCGGTAACGACCGTCACGATCCGCGAGCGTGACTGTCGGCCGGTTTCGACGGCCAGCGCCTGTTCGATCGTCCCCATCAAGTCGGCGGGCCCCAGGCTGGGACTCATGCGCTGCACGCGTTGGCACAATTGGCCGAATGCCGCCGAGTCGCCAGCCAGTGGTTCGGTTGTTTGCCACTGCGGCGTACTGGCCGCAAGCACGATATGCACCGCGTCAGTGCTGGTGAGATGTTTCGCGATCTCGGTCAGCTTTCGATGCAATCGTTCAAACGGCGTTGTTGGGCCGGAATCCCGACCCATTGTCAGGGAAACGTCGAGAACGAGAATCACGTCGCGGTGCGGTGCCTTTCCTACCCATGCCGCACGAACCATTGGTCGTGCCAAAGCCAGTACGAGAAACAAAAGGGCCGCACACCGTAAGAGCATTAGAAACCAATCGTCGATTCTCGAGATGCGGCGACGGCGGCGTTGAGCGTCGAGCAAAAACTGCATCGCGCCCCATCGGATCACCTTCTTCTGACGTCGAAACAGCAAATGAATCACGATCGGTGCCGCGACCAGCGGTAAAGCCGAAACGAACATCATGCTTAAAAAGGTCATTTCCGGACCATTCTGGATTTGTCATGACGATGCGGTGGACACGATGCGGTGGACACGATGCGGTGGACACGATTTCGAAACGATCACGAACTTGAAGGCCCGACACGAGACCATTGAACGACGACCATTGCGCTACGACTTCGACAAAGCCATGCGGCGATGGAGAAATTCGGCCAGGACTTCACCGAGCGGTTCGTCCGTTTGTAGACAGCGATATTCACACCCTAAACGCAGGCAGTCCTGTTTGATCTCTTTCAAGAACTGCCCGAACTGCTCGAGATAACGTTTACGAACGGAAGCCGGATCAACTTTGATGCGAACCGATTCGGTTTCAAGACACTCGAACTGCGACCATTCATCGAACTGAAACGAGGTTTCTTCCGGAGCGAGGACATGCATCAAGACGACTTCGTGACCTCGCTGGCGCAGATGCTGAATCGACTTCATGAGTGCCCCGCGTTCGGTAAATGCGTCGGTCCAGACCATGAAGATTCCGCGGCGGCGGATTCTGCGGGCGACCTGCAAGAGTCCGTCGGCCAGCGACGTTGTTTCTCCAGGTGAACCATGACGCAATGCATCGCACAGCGCCTGCAGATGCCCCGCATTGGCACGCGGTGGTACGAAGCGCGCGACGGTCTGGTCAATGAGAGCCAACCCCACGGAATCGCGTTGACGAAGGATGAGACGTGACAGACAGGCGCACGCAACACGTGCGAAATCAAACTTGGAAAGCGTGGACAACCCGAAGCCCATCGAGCCACTGGTATCCAGAATCATCATGACCTGAAGATTGGTCTCTTCTTCATAACGCTTGATGTAATAGCGGTCACTTTTCGCAACGAGTTTCCAATCGATCAGTCGTACTTCGTCGCCCGCTGAATAGTCGCGATGCTCGGCGAACTCGCAGACTCCCCCTTGATGCTTGGAGCGATGTCGGCCCGTGATGACGCCGTCGACCAGTCGCTGCGACACAAGTTCGAGATGACCGATCCGCGACAACACGCGAGAATCAAGCAGGCTCGAGTCAAAGGGAATCGGGGTTATCACGTCAGCGCCCTTTGGAAGATTCGAATCTCAATTGTTCAAGGTCCGAGACGCAGTGATCCTCAGCGCAGCCGATGGAAGAACGAGTTGGGAATACGCCAGAGGGACAGTCAACTTGGTGTTCACGAAGTCACGGCATTTTCAACTCTGGGCAGAGCCCGCTCCCTGGATTGCCACAGGCTGGCTATCCGCGACTTTTCCCCAGGAATGTTTTGGCGATGGGTGACACTTTCTGCGTCTTACCGCGAACACGCAGGTCAATTTCACGAATGATGTCGTCCGTAGTGCGTCCCGCCGCTTCGGCGTTGAACGTCGGAATGATTCGATGACGAAGTACGGGGATCAGCATCGCGTTCACATCGGCGGTCGTGGCGTGATACCGCTTATGCAGGATGGCACGCGCCTTGGCCGCTAGAATCAAACAAATTGACGCCCGCGGCCCGGCCCCCCACTGCACATGGTCCTGGATAGATTCCGGCAGGCTCCCTTCTTCAGGGCGCGTCATGCGAACGAACTGTGTGGCGTATTGATAGACCGAGTCCGCCACGGGTACTTTGCGCACCAGCGATTGCAGCTTCAACAGGTCACTGGCAGTCAATTGGGGCTGCAACGGAAACTGATATTCGGTTGTTGCACGCTTGCAGATCTCGATTTCCTGCTCGACCGTTGGATACCCCAGTTTCAGCTTGAGCAGGAATCGATCGAGCTGCGCTTCGGGCAGCGGGTATGTTCCTTCCTGTTCGATCGGATTCTGCGTCGCCAGGACGAAGAATGGTT
This genomic interval from Schlesneria paludicola DSM 18645 contains the following:
- a CDS encoding AAA family ATPase, translating into MSDEELSNAADIQAIDDLHKKYQALRQQLGGVIVGLDEVIEQMFVAILCRGHCILEGMPGLAKTLLVSTLSSVLQLQFKRIQFTPDLMPADITGTDVLEEDRTTGKRVFRFVQGPLFGNIILADEINRTPPKTQSALLEAMQEHQLTIGGQTYALPEPFFVLATQNPIEQEGTYPLPEAQLDRFLLKLKLGYPTVEQEIEICKRATTEYQFPLQPQLTASDLLKLQSLVRKVPVADSVYQYATQFVRMTRPEEGSLPESIQDHVQWGAGPRASICLILAAKARAILHKRYHATTADVNAMLIPVLRHRIIPTFNAEAAGRTTDDIIREIDLRVRGKTQKVSPIAKTFLGKSRG
- a CDS encoding BatA domain-containing protein is translated as MTFLSMMFVSALPLVAAPIVIHLLFRRQKKVIRWGAMQFLLDAQRRRRRISRIDDWFLMLLRCAALLFLVLALARPMVRAAWVGKAPHRDVILVLDVSLTMGRDSGPTTPFERLHRKLTEIAKHLTSTDAVHIVLAASTPQWQTTEPLAGDSAAFGQLCQRVQRMSPSLGPADLMGTIEQALAVETGRQSRSRIVTVVTDCRQHGWPADCRIAAARLQQQIAGSRFPTVINVVDVGESADRAINIGLEGLETDRVLAGIGETIEFRARLKNYGAIRVESCSLQWSCDGDSFNVSFAEALDPGQTTTVQIQHAFDQSGEYAVNCHVDYRDELLSDNDAKVILEIRDKVPVLIVGPSERSDPVWDESQYVLAALGNRQQAGNSSQDSRFFEAKLVDITEFQSTALSGYAVIVFTVTPPFTDALAERVTQFVASGGGLWLALGMDSDADAFNQHFAASEEGLSPVLVGAVLGKDDHEETFVTVHPPAVTHPATGLLGDTVRLDIRDAKIFRRYELKANSATKPSILLETGDGQILAVERFHGAGRVIIQAFPLTRSWSNMTLCKLFVPYVQEWLRYLSQPSAVFRNLSMNSPLVLKQGLLKQGRDATEGKALLKAPYQEPLSIMPDVEAEELIYRYFGTAFPGDYSINLGGDTNRVARFYVNRDPDESDLTELTATQRTELTSVPNLHFVTNPLEWPSTVTTSSAQAPVWSWFLLGLILLILTELFSVCWFAWRKHLIAQFPAAVASS
- a CDS encoding DUF58 domain-containing protein; amino-acid sequence: MITPIPFDSSLLDSRVLSRIGHLELVSQRLVDGVITGRHRSKHQGGVCEFAEHRDYSAGDEVRLIDWKLVAKSDRYYIKRYEEETNLQVMMILDTSGSMGFGLSTLSKFDFARVACACLSRLILRQRDSVGLALIDQTVARFVPPRANAGHLQALCDALRHGSPGETTSLADGLLQVARRIRRRGIFMVWTDAFTERGALMKSIQHLRQRGHEVVLMHVLAPEETSFQFDEWSQFECLETESVRIKVDPASVRKRYLEQFGQFLKEIKQDCLRLGCEYRCLQTDEPLGEVLAEFLHRRMALSKS